The Halichondria panicea chromosome 14, odHalPani1.1, whole genome shotgun sequence genome contains a region encoding:
- the LOC135348038 gene encoding protein rtoA-like: MLCSVGTSTEASAPAVLSLHYTSTSRLLPSSFLGARSRAQPQTQTKKVKLCSYDRDIVCLPFCYSSKHGKYAIPRSETRATLASSGLIGKVRLSSDMSQDQILTEIRSVFSAEMNENQNFPISFLQRSGQGSNSLTVPSISNSYQWSAKEVVRMAGQGCIYIKAEARLNCEMMEDGGSQDTREQMRGIFNSSYEGSQMSPEEAQTGGNSNSNSNSQLPYEGSQMSRGGAQTEGSSNSQLPYEGSQMSRGGAQTGGSSNSQLPYEGSQMSWETGGQMRGSSNSSYGFTS, encoded by the exons ATGTTATGTAGcgttggcacctccaccgaggcatcagcacctgcggtgctttcattacatTATACCTCCACCAGCAGGCTTCTACCGTCTTCCTTTTTAGGAGCTCGAAGTAGAGCTCAACCTCAGACCCAGACTAAGAAAGTGAAGCTATGTTCTTACGACAGGGATATTGTCTGCCTACCATTTTGTTACAGTTCAAAACATGGAAAGTATGCCATTCCCCGCAGTGAAACGAGGGCCACGTTAGCGTCTAGTGGCCTTATTGGCAAAGTTCGACTCTCCTCAGACATGTCACAAGATCAAATCCTGACAGAAATCAGATCGGTATTCTCGGCGGAAATGAATGAAAACCAGAATTTCCCAATTAGTTTCTTGCAGCGAAGTGGTCAGGGAAGCAATTCACTGACAGTGCCGTCCATATCCAATTCTTACCAGTGGAGTGCCAAAGAAGTTGTGCGAATGGCTGGTCAGGGGTGCATCTACATCAAAGCTGAAGCCAGGCTAAACTGCGAGATG ATGGAAGATGGAGGTTCACAGGACACAAGAGAACAAATGAGAGGAATCTTCAACTCTAGCTATGA GGGTTCACAGATGTCCCCGGAAGAAGCACAGACAGGAGGTAACTCTAACTCAAACTCCAACTCTCAACTACCCTATGA GGGTTCACAGATGTCCCGGGGAGGAGCACAGACAGAAGGTAGCTCCAACTCTCAACTGCCCTATGA GGGTTCACAGATGTCCCGGGGAGGAGCACAGACTGGAGGTAGCTCCAACTCTCAACTACCCTATGA GGGTTCACAGATGTCATGGGAAACAGGAGGACAAATGAGAGGAAGCTCCAACTCTAGTTATGG ATTCACATCATAA